The Rana temporaria chromosome 4, aRanTem1.1, whole genome shotgun sequence genome contains a region encoding:
- the KCNF1 gene encoding potassium voltage-gated channel subfamily F member 1, giving the protein MMMMGTSFEELSRNGSDCSEEVEVIVNVGGIRQILYGDILNRYPETRLAELISCLAGGYDAIFSLCDDYDPGKREFYFDRDPDAFKCIIEVYYYGEVHMKKGICPICFKNEMEFWKVDLSFLDECCKSHLSEKKEELEEIAKRVQTILDDLGVDTTESRWKRFQKYVWKFMEKPESSFPARVTAVLSFLFILTSSVVMCVGTIPEMQVEDEEGNHLEHPVLDNIETACIGWFTLEYLLRLLSSPNKLHFTFSFMNIIDVLAILPFYVSLTLTHLGARMMELTNVQQAVQALRIMRIARIFKLARHSSGLQTLTYALKSSFKELGLLLMYLAVGIFVFSALGYTMEQSHPDTLFKSIPQSFWWAIITMTTVGYGDIYPKTTLGKLNAATSFLCGVIAIALPIHPIINNFVKYYNKQRVLETATKHELELMELHSGGHDLRGFRRDTGGSEDMYMWSHLKGSHSDTFIPALSKEKHYRTRLQSCK; this is encoded by the coding sequence ATGATGATGATGGGCACCAGCTTTGAGGAGCTGAGCAGGAACGGGTCAGACTGCAGTGAAGAGGTTGAGGTCATAGTCAATGTTGGAGGCATCAGGCAGATCCTCTATGGAGACATCCTAAACAGGTACCCAGAAACCAGACTGGCAGAGCTGATCAGCTGCTTGGCAGGAGGGTATGATGCTATCTTCTCTTTGTGTGATGACTATGACCCTGGCAAGAGGGAATTTTACTTTGACAGAGACCCTGATGCCTTCAAATGTATAATAGAGGTGTATTACTATGGAGAGGTCCACATGAAAAAAGGGATATGTCCCATTTGTTTTAAGAATGAGATGGAGTTCTGGAAAGTGGACTTGTCTTTTCTGGATGAGTGCTGTAAGAGCCACCTAAGTGAGAAGAAGGAGGAACTGGAGGAGATAGCAAAGAGGGTGCAGACCATCCTGGATGACCTAGGGGTTGACACCACCGAGAGCCGCTGGAAGAGGTTTCAGAAATATGTCTGGAAGTTCATGGAGAAACCAGAATCCTCTTTTCCTGCCAGGGTCACAGCTGTGCTCTCCTTCCTATTCATCCTGACTTCGTCAGTGGTAATGTGTGTAGGGACCATTCCTGAAATGCAGGTGGAAGATGAAGAAGGGAACCACCTAGAGCACCCTGTTCTAGACAACATAGAGACAGCATGCATTGGCTGGTTTACCCTGGAATATCTTCTAAGACTTTTGTCTTCCCCCAACAAGTTACACTTTACTTTTTCCTTTATGAATATCATTGATGTGCTGGCCATCCTCCCATTCTATGTCAGCCTTACTCTGACCCATCTAGGGGCACGCATGATGGAGTTGACTAATGTCCAGCAGGCTGTCCAGGCCCTCAGGATCATGAGGATTGCCAGGATTTTTAAGCTGGCCCGCCATTCCTCTGGGCTGCAGACCCTAACTTATGCCCTCAAGAGCAGTTTCAAAGAGTTGGGTCTACTGTTGATGTACCTTGCAGTAGGGATCTTTGTATTTTCAGCCCTGGGATACACCATGGAACAGAGTCACCCAGATACCTTGTTCAAAAGCATCCCTCAGTCTTTCTGGTGGGCCATTATCACTATGACCACAGTGGGCTATGGTGACATATATCCCAAAACCACTCTAGGCAAACTAAACGCAGCCACAAGTTTTCTTTGTGGGGTAATCGCTATTGCCCTCCCAATTCACCCTATTATAAACAATTTTGTAAAGTATTACAACAAGCAGAGGGTTTTAGAGACCGCCACCAAGCATGAACTAGAGCTGATGGAACTACACTCTGGAGGTCATGACCTCCGAGGGTTCAGACGTGACACTGGAGGTTCTGAGGACATGTATATGTGGAGCCACCTTAAAGGCTCCCATAGTGACACATTCATCCCTGCCTTATCGAAGGagaaacattacagaacaagactTCAGAGCTGCAAGTAA